A window of the Lolium perenne isolate Kyuss_39 chromosome 7, Kyuss_2.0, whole genome shotgun sequence genome harbors these coding sequences:
- the LOC127314241 gene encoding uncharacterized protein, whose translation MADSDATAPPPEVAPETTQTPAAGLSADAASDPAVPALEETAPEAAEGEGDHKRKLDEVDAGADANGDAEDAKRPRVDGDGADAENIETSDKPEEQAPAATEGVADAENGKAAPDGGLQTSSEDKPQEAATDTVTEAPPQQQGGDATGAAQETTRLIEVPNTKVGVLIGKAGETIRNLQVSSGAKIQITKDADVSAEAVTRPVELVGTLESINKAEQLIKSVIAEAEAGGSPALIAKGFGSGQSGSEQFEMLVPDNKVGLIIGKGGETIKNLQTRSGARIQLIPQHPPAGTTLTERTVRVTGNKKQIEAAKELIKQAMNQAFPRNTTQTGGYGPQHHHPQSHGAGSQWGPRSQPQQYGYPPRGPPPQNAPYSQPPYGGYPQQPPPRGGMGWDQRQGPPPHSSHQGGGYDYYKHGSQPYESQPPNYPPGPGNYNSYGPPSAPSYGQPPYPQSGPPQNYGPGYGDPRYSAPAPTQYYGQPPAGPQQGYPQQPDPYARPPYGGPAQWPPRGGAPAGDGAYQAPPPASYAPPAQQPPAYGQTYPATGPDGYAQQGYPQQGSQAPATYGQSAPAGPGYSQQGGYAQYPPSQPAYGGDQSAQNSANYGYQAAPADPNYANAAYPQSGYAAAPATGQPGYGQAGYTQPPANPPSYDQSAPPPAAAQSGYAAPPANPQPAVAKGVSPQPAAAAGYGGQWTA comes from the exons ATGGCGGACTCCGACGCGacggcgccgccgccggaggtGGCGCCCGAGACGACGCAGACCCCAGCCGCAGGCCTCTCCGCTGACGCCGCATCCGACCCTGCCGTCCCCGCGCTGGAAGAGACCGCCCCGGAGGCTGCCGAGGGCGAAGGCGACCACAAGAGGAAGCTCGACGAGGTCGATGCGGGCGCGGATGCGAACGGCGACGCGGAGGACGCCAAGCGGCCTCGCGTGGACGGCGACGGAGCAG ATGCGGAAAACATTGAGACCTCCGATAAGCCTGAGGAGCAAGCTCCTGCGGCTACTGAAGGGGTAGCAGATGCCGAGAACGGCAAGGCTGCTCCTGATGGGGGCTTGCAGACAAGCTCCGAGGACAAGCCGCAGGAGGCCGCAACAGACACCGTGACTGaagcaccaccacagcagcaaggAGGTGATGCAACCGGTGCTGCGCAGGAGACTACGCGGCTAATTGAGGTGCCCAATACCAAG GTCGGTGTACTTATAGGAAAAGCTGGTGAAACGATCAGAAACCTGCAAGTGAGCTCAGGCGCCAAGATCCAAATCACAAAGGATGCAGATGTTTCTGCAGAGGCTGTTACTCGTCCAGTGGAATTGGTTGGAACTCTTGAAAGTATTAACAAGGCTGAGCAGCTTATTAAGAGCGTTATAGCTGAG GCTGAGGCTGGTGGTTCCCCTGCCTTGATAGCCAAGGGTTTTGGGTCTGGACAGTCAGGTTCAGAACAGTTTGAGATGCTTGTCCCTGATAATAAG GTTGGTTTAATTATTGGAAAAGGTGGTGAGACAATAAAAAACCTGCAAACTAGATCGGGTGCTCGAATCCAG TTAATTCCTCAACATCCTCCTGCCGGTACTACATTAACTGAAAGGACTGTGCGTGTTACTGGCAATAAGAAGCAGATAGAAGCTGCAAAGGAACTGATTAAACAAGCTATGAATCAG GCCTTTCCAAGAAATACAACTCAGACTGGTGGCTATGGGCCACAGCATCACCACCCTCAGAGTCATGGTGCAGGCTCTCAGTGGGGGCCACGTTCTCAGCCACAGCAGTATGGATATCCACCAAGGGGGCCTCCACCTCAGAATGCGCCATACTCTCAGCCACCCTATGGTGGCTATCCACAGCAGCCTCCGCCAAGAGGTGGCATGGGCTGGGATCAGAGGCAGGGTCCACCGCCTCATTCTTCACACCAGGGTGGTGGTTATGACTATTACAAGCATGGATCTCAACCATATGAAAGCCAGCCACCAAACTACCCTCCTGGACCAGGTAACTACAACAGTTATGGGCCACCATCAGCTCCAAGCTATGGACAACCTCCGTATCCGCAGTCTGGACCTCCACAGAACTATGGCCCTGGATATGGTGATCCTAGATACAGCGCTCCTGCACCAACCCAGTACTATGGGCAGCCACCAGCGGGTCCACAGCAAGGCTACCCTCAACAGCCAGATCCTTATGCCAGACCTCCATATGGTGGACCTGCACAATGGCCACCCAGAGGCGGCGCTCCTGCTGGAGACGGTGCTTACCAGGCGCCACCTCCTGCGTCTTATGCTCCACCAGCTCAGCAACCTCCTGCTTATGGTCAGACATACCCAGCAACAGGACCTGATGGGTATGCTCAACAGGGTTACCCACAGCAGGGTAGTCAAGCGCCGGCAACGTATGGTCAGAGTGCTCCGGCAGGACCAGGGTACAGTCAGCAAGGTGGCTATGCACAGTATCCTCCATCACAACCTGCATATGGTGGCGATCAATCAGCTCAAAACAGTGCCAACTACGGGTACCAGGCAGCTCCAGCTGATCCCAACTATGCCAATGCTGCCTACCCACAGTCGGGATATGCTGCTGCACCAGCAACTGGGCAGCCTGGATATGGTCAGGCAGGATACACCCAGCCACCTGCAAATCCGCCAAGTTATGATCAGTCAGCGCCACCACCAGCCGCTGCTCAAAGCGGTTATGCTGCACCCCCTGCGAATCCACAGCCTGCTGTTGCAAAGGGCGTGTCACCGCAGCCTGCCGCTGCTGCTGGATACGGCGGGCAGTGGACTGCATGA